Proteins found in one Massilia sp. H6 genomic segment:
- a CDS encoding TonB-dependent siderophore receptor, which translates to MKSFSLSLRLTPTALAASLLAASACAQDPALPVEPVATVATVVVSASADASRQGLSASYAGGQVARGGRLGLLGNVDMMDTPFNSMNYTQALIQDQQARSVADVVQNDPSVRVARGFGNFQELYVIRGFAVNSDDLAYNGLYGMLPRQFVASELLERVEVLRGANSFVNGAAPGGGGIGGAINLLPKRAPNAPLSQVTAGVETGGQAYVATDVARRFGDQARLGVRVNAVRRDGETAVERENRELSLVAVGVDYRGRGYRLSADVGHQDHQLRGARPSVTLGAGVPMVAAPEADSNFAQPWTYSSERDTFGTLRGEADLPGGATAWAALGMRSGTESNIISSPTVTAPNGNATMARFDNSREDQVRTGEIGLRHSLRTGTVSHQLSASVAGFHSESNNAYALSDFAGFASNIYRPLDVAAPSNAFFTGGVLANPLLTQKTILSSVAVADTLGLLDERVLLTVGARHQKIKDVGYDYGTGAPNARYEKSELTPVAGIVYKPMKSVSVYANYSEALQRGPVAAGTDIVNVGEVFAPYVSRQKEVGVKFDGGKLGITAAAFTTSQPSAFVQDRRFGLYGEQRNRGLELTVFGTPVRGVRLLGGLTVLEAEQRKNAGGANQGKDAIGVPGTQVNLGAEWDLPGVPGLSLNARALHTSTQYADAANTQKLPSWSRLDIGANYSTRLMDRALTLRARIDNVTDKNYWASAGGYPGFGYLVLGAPRSVVLSATLDF; encoded by the coding sequence GCAATGTGGACATGATGGACACGCCGTTCAATTCCATGAATTACACCCAGGCCTTGATCCAGGACCAGCAGGCGCGCAGCGTCGCCGACGTGGTGCAGAACGATCCATCGGTGCGGGTGGCGCGCGGCTTCGGCAACTTCCAGGAACTGTACGTGATCCGTGGCTTTGCGGTGAACTCGGACGACCTGGCCTACAACGGTTTGTACGGCATGCTGCCGCGCCAGTTCGTGGCCTCGGAACTGCTCGAGCGCGTAGAAGTGCTGCGCGGCGCGAACAGCTTCGTGAACGGCGCCGCGCCCGGCGGCGGCGGCATCGGCGGCGCAATCAACCTGCTGCCCAAGCGCGCCCCGAATGCGCCGCTGAGCCAGGTGACGGCCGGCGTGGAAACCGGTGGCCAGGCCTATGTGGCAACCGATGTCGCGCGCCGTTTCGGCGACCAGGCACGCCTCGGCGTGCGCGTGAACGCGGTGCGCCGCGACGGCGAGACCGCGGTCGAGCGTGAGAACCGGGAACTGAGCCTGGTTGCGGTCGGCGTCGACTACCGCGGCCGCGGCTACCGCCTGTCGGCCGACGTCGGCCACCAGGACCACCAGCTGCGCGGCGCGCGTCCGAGCGTGACGCTGGGCGCTGGCGTGCCGATGGTGGCCGCGCCCGAGGCCGACAGCAACTTCGCCCAGCCCTGGACCTATTCGAGCGAGCGCGATACCTTCGGCACCCTGCGCGGCGAAGCCGACCTGCCAGGCGGCGCCACCGCATGGGCGGCGCTGGGCATGCGCTCGGGAACCGAATCGAACATCATCTCGTCGCCGACCGTTACCGCGCCTAACGGCAACGCCACGATGGCGCGCTTCGATAATAGCCGCGAAGACCAGGTCCGCACCGGCGAGATCGGCCTGCGCCACAGCCTGCGCACCGGCACCGTCTCGCACCAGCTCAGCGCTTCGGTGGCGGGCTTTCATTCCGAGTCGAACAACGCCTACGCCCTCAGCGATTTCGCGGGTTTTGCCTCGAACATCTACCGCCCGCTGGACGTGGCCGCGCCATCGAACGCCTTCTTCACCGGCGGCGTGCTGGCCAATCCACTGCTGACGCAGAAAACCATCCTGTCGAGCGTGGCCGTGGCTGACACCCTGGGCCTGCTGGACGAGCGCGTGCTGCTCACCGTGGGCGCGCGCCACCAGAAAATCAAGGATGTCGGCTACGACTACGGCACCGGTGCGCCGAATGCCCGCTACGAAAAGAGCGAACTGACGCCAGTGGCCGGCATTGTCTACAAGCCGATGAAAAGCGTCTCGGTGTATGCGAACTACAGCGAAGCGCTGCAGCGCGGCCCAGTGGCCGCGGGCACCGACATCGTGAACGTGGGCGAGGTATTCGCGCCCTATGTCTCGCGCCAGAAAGAAGTCGGCGTCAAGTTCGACGGCGGCAAGCTGGGGATTACCGCCGCCGCCTTCACCACCTCGCAGCCGAGCGCCTTCGTTCAAGACCGCCGCTTCGGGCTGTACGGCGAGCAGCGCAACCGCGGCCTGGAGCTGACCGTGTTCGGCACCCCGGTGCGCGGGGTACGCCTGCTGGGCGGCCTGACCGTGCTCGAGGCCGAACAGCGCAAGAACGCGGGCGGCGCCAACCAGGGCAAGGATGCGATCGGCGTGCCGGGAACCCAGGTCAATCTTGGCGCCGAATGGGACCTGCCCGGCGTGCCGGGGCTGTCGCTCAATGCACGCGCCCTGCATACCTCGACCCAGTACGCCGACGCGGCCAATACCCAGAAGCTGCCATCGTGGTCGCGCCTGGACATCGGCGCCAACTACAGCACCCGCTTGATGGACCGCGCCCTGACCCTGCGCGCGCGCATCGACAATGTCACCGACAAGAACTACTGGGCGTCGGCGGGCGGCTATCCAGGCTTTGGCTACCTGGTGCTGGGCGCGCCGCGCAGCGTGGTGCTGTCGGCGACGCTCGATTTCTGA
- a CDS encoding SPFH domain-containing protein has translation MEISFSMVAVVFFIIALVFIFKTINVVPQQHALVVERLGKYHATLGPGLNIVVPFIDRIAYKHSLKEIPLDVPPQVCITRDNTQLQVDGILYFQVTDAMRASYGSSNYIQAITQLAQTTLRSVIGKMELDKTFEERDHINTTIVNAIDESAANWGVKVLRYEIKDLTPPAEILHAMQRQITAEREKRALIAGSEGRRQEQINIASGEREAATLRSEGERQAAINRAQGEASAIVALAEASAAALRQVGAAIREPGGTDAVNLRVAEHYVDAFGNLAKTNNTLIVPANMGEMSSVIASALQIVKSQK, from the coding sequence ATGGAAATTTCCTTCAGCATGGTTGCAGTGGTGTTTTTCATCATCGCCCTGGTCTTCATCTTCAAGACGATCAATGTGGTGCCGCAGCAGCATGCGCTGGTGGTCGAGCGCCTCGGCAAATACCATGCGACGCTGGGACCAGGGCTGAACATCGTGGTGCCCTTCATCGACCGTATCGCCTACAAGCACAGCCTCAAGGAGATCCCGCTCGACGTGCCGCCGCAGGTCTGCATCACCCGCGACAACACCCAGCTGCAGGTCGACGGCATCCTGTATTTCCAGGTGACCGACGCAATGCGTGCGTCGTATGGCTCGTCCAACTACATCCAGGCCATCACCCAGCTGGCGCAGACCACGCTGCGCTCGGTGATCGGCAAGATGGAACTCGACAAGACCTTCGAGGAGCGCGATCACATCAACACCACCATCGTCAACGCGATCGACGAATCGGCCGCCAACTGGGGCGTGAAGGTGCTGCGCTACGAGATCAAGGACCTGACCCCGCCGGCCGAGATCCTGCACGCAATGCAGCGCCAGATCACCGCCGAGCGCGAAAAGCGCGCGCTGATCGCAGGCTCGGAAGGCCGGCGCCAGGAACAGATCAACATCGCCAGCGGCGAGCGCGAAGCGGCCACGCTGCGCTCGGAAGGCGAACGCCAGGCGGCGATCAACCGCGCGCAGGGCGAAGCCAGCGCCATCGTCGCACTGGCCGAAGCCAGCGCTGCCGCGCTGCGCCAGGTGGGCGCCGCCATTCGCGAGCCGGGCGGAACCGACGCGGTCAACCTGCGCGTGGCCGAGCATTATGTCGACGCCTTCGGCAATCTGGCCAAGACCAACAACACCTTGATCGTCCCGGCCAACATGGGCGAGATGAGCAGCGTCATTGCCAGTGCGCTGCAGATCGTCAAGTCGCAGAAATAG
- a CDS encoding NfeD family protein: protein MTDWMGWLVGAGILVIAELFTGTFYLLMIAIGLAAGALAAWSGANGSVQTFVAAALGLAATAILHRSRFGRPARTEASRDRNVNLDIGQRVAVAEWQQGRARVMYRGAPWDVELSPGALPEAGEFRIVEVRGNRLILANA, encoded by the coding sequence ATGACCGATTGGATGGGCTGGCTGGTAGGCGCCGGCATTCTCGTGATCGCCGAACTGTTCACCGGCACCTTCTACCTCTTGATGATCGCCATCGGCTTGGCCGCCGGCGCACTGGCTGCCTGGTCGGGTGCGAACGGATCGGTCCAGACTTTCGTGGCGGCGGCGCTCGGACTGGCGGCCACCGCGATCTTGCACCGCAGCCGCTTTGGGCGGCCGGCGCGCACCGAGGCCTCGCGCGACCGTAACGTCAACCTCGACATCGGCCAGCGCGTCGCCGTCGCCGAGTGGCAGCAGGGACGGGCGCGCGTCATGTACCGCGGCGCGCCGTGGGATGTCGAACTCAGTCCCGGCGCGCTGCCCGAGGCAGGCGAGTTTCGCATTGTCGAGGTGCGCGGCAATCGCCTGATCCTGGCGAACGCATGA
- the ppsA gene encoding phosphoenolpyruvate synthase, whose product MKEPDQGSNSASRTYVASFENLRMTDVESVGGKNASLGEMISQLAGAGVRVPGGFATTADAFRDFLDHRIDAGASSLGERIAARLVGLDTDDVRALAAAGAEIRQWIVATPFQPRLEQEIRDYYERLVADSETEMSFAVRSSATAEDLPDASFAGQQESFLNVVGIDNVLEAMKHVFASLYNDRAISYRVHKGFTHAEVALSAGVQRMVRSDTGASGVMFTIDTESGFKDVVFVTSSYGLGETVVQGAVNPDEFYVHKPMLAQGKSAVIRRNIGSKLIKMEFTAEAKAGRSVKTVDVPIEMRNRYSLLDSEVVELAKYAVIIENHYGRAMDIEWGKDGRDGKLYILQARPETVKSQQKTTDAQQRFSLKGSGTVLTSGRAIGQKIGAGPVRVITDPADMERVQPGDVLVADMTDPNWEPVMKRAAAIVTNRGGRTCHAAIIARELGVPAVVGCGDATEVLKDGTFVTVSCAEGDEGRIYDGLLETEVTEVARGELPPIKTKIMLNVGNPQLAFDFQSVPNNGVGLARLEFIINNNIGVHPKAILEYPNIDADLKKAVESVARGHASPRAFYVDKLAEGVATIGAAFWPKPVIVRLSDFKSNEYKKLIGGSRYEPDEENPMLGFRGAARYLADDFAEAFEMECTAMKRVRNDMGLTNVELMIPFVRTLGQAEKVIELLAKYGLKRGENGLRVIMMCEVPSNAILAEQFLEYFDGFSIGSNDLTQLTLGLDRDSGMELLAKDFDERDPAVKAMLSLAIKACRAKGKYIGICGQGPSDHPDFAQWLVAEGIESMSLNPDSVIDTWKKLASQ is encoded by the coding sequence ATGAAGGAGCCGGACCAAGGATCGAACAGCGCCTCGCGCACCTATGTCGCATCGTTCGAGAACCTGCGCATGACCGATGTCGAATCGGTCGGCGGCAAGAACGCATCGCTCGGCGAGATGATCAGCCAGCTGGCCGGCGCCGGCGTGCGCGTGCCTGGCGGTTTTGCCACCACGGCCGACGCCTTCCGCGATTTTCTTGACCACCGCATCGACGCTGGCGCCAGTTCGCTCGGCGAACGCATCGCCGCCCGCCTGGTCGGCCTCGATACCGACGACGTGCGCGCCCTGGCCGCTGCTGGCGCCGAAATCCGCCAGTGGATCGTCGCCACCCCGTTCCAGCCGCGCCTGGAACAGGAAATCCGCGACTACTACGAGCGCCTGGTGGCCGATTCGGAAACCGAAATGTCGTTCGCCGTGCGCTCGTCGGCCACCGCCGAAGACTTGCCTGATGCGTCGTTCGCGGGCCAACAGGAATCGTTCCTGAACGTGGTCGGCATCGACAACGTGCTCGAGGCGATGAAGCACGTCTTCGCGTCGCTCTACAACGACCGCGCGATCTCCTACCGCGTCCACAAGGGCTTCACCCACGCCGAAGTGGCGTTGTCGGCCGGCGTGCAGCGCATGGTGCGTTCCGACACCGGCGCCTCGGGCGTGATGTTCACCATCGACACCGAGTCGGGCTTCAAGGACGTGGTGTTCGTGACCTCGAGCTACGGCCTGGGCGAGACCGTGGTGCAGGGCGCGGTCAACCCGGACGAGTTCTACGTGCACAAGCCGATGCTTGCGCAGGGCAAGTCGGCGGTGATCCGCCGCAACATCGGCTCGAAGCTGATCAAGATGGAGTTCACCGCCGAAGCCAAGGCCGGCCGTTCGGTCAAGACCGTCGACGTGCCGATCGAAATGCGCAACCGCTATTCGCTGCTCGACTCCGAAGTGGTCGAGCTGGCGAAATACGCCGTCATCATCGAAAACCACTACGGCCGCGCGATGGATATCGAGTGGGGCAAGGATGGCCGCGACGGCAAACTCTACATCCTGCAGGCGCGTCCGGAAACCGTCAAGTCGCAGCAGAAGACCACCGACGCGCAGCAGCGCTTCAGCCTCAAGGGTTCCGGCACCGTGTTGACCTCGGGCCGGGCCATCGGCCAGAAGATCGGCGCCGGTCCGGTGCGCGTGATCACCGACCCGGCCGACATGGAACGCGTGCAGCCGGGCGACGTGCTGGTGGCCGACATGACCGATCCGAACTGGGAGCCGGTCATGAAGCGCGCCGCCGCCATCGTCACCAACCGGGGCGGGCGTACCTGCCATGCGGCGATCATCGCGCGTGAACTCGGCGTGCCGGCGGTCGTCGGCTGCGGCGACGCCACCGAAGTGCTCAAGGACGGCACCTTCGTCACGGTCTCGTGCGCCGAAGGCGACGAAGGCCGCATCTACGACGGCCTGCTCGAAACCGAGGTCACCGAAGTCGCGCGCGGCGAACTGCCGCCGATCAAGACCAAGATCATGCTCAACGTCGGCAACCCGCAGCTGGCCTTCGACTTCCAGTCGGTGCCCAACAACGGCGTCGGCCTGGCGCGCCTCGAATTCATCATCAACAACAACATCGGCGTGCACCCGAAGGCCATCCTCGAGTATCCGAACATCGATGCCGACCTGAAAAAGGCGGTCGAATCGGTGGCGCGCGGCCATGCATCGCCACGCGCCTTCTATGTCGACAAGCTGGCCGAGGGCGTGGCCACCATCGGCGCGGCGTTCTGGCCCAAGCCGGTGATCGTGCGCCTGTCCGACTTCAAGTCGAACGAGTACAAGAAGCTGATCGGCGGTTCGCGCTACGAGCCGGACGAAGAAAACCCGATGCTGGGCTTCCGCGGCGCGGCGCGCTACCTGGCCGACGACTTCGCCGAAGCATTCGAAATGGAATGCACGGCAATGAAGCGGGTCCGCAACGACATGGGCCTGACCAACGTCGAGCTGATGATCCCGTTCGTGCGCACGCTGGGCCAGGCCGAAAAGGTCATCGAGCTGCTCGCCAAGTACGGCCTCAAGCGCGGTGAAAACGGCCTGCGCGTCATCATGATGTGCGAAGTGCCGTCCAATGCCATCCTGGCCGAGCAGTTCCTGGAATATTTCGACGGCTTCTCGATCGGCTCGAACGACCTGACCCAGCTCACCCTGGGCCTGGACCGCGATTCCGGCATGGAGCTGCTGGCCAAGGACTTCGACGAGCGCGATCCTGCGGTCAAGGCGATGCTGTCGCTGGCGATCAAGGCGTGCCGTGCCAAGGGCAAGTACATCGGTATCTGCGGCCAGGGGCCGTCGGACCATCCCGACTTCGCGCAATGGCTGGTGGCAGAAGGCATCGAGTCGATGTCGCTCAACCCGGACTCGGTGATCGATACCTGGAAGAAGCTCGCTTCGCAGTAA
- a CDS encoding pyruvate, water dikinase regulatory protein — translation MTAETSPAASPASPPTARTVFFVSDGTGITAETFGHAVLSQFEMRFRQIRLPFIDSIDKAHEAARRINDSFARDGQRPIVFSTLVKHDLSSVIRAAKGMHMDLFQTFVSPLEQELGVKSTHTIGRIHNAVDTEEYKNRIEAINFSLAHDDGQSHKNLAEADVILVGVSRSGKTPTSLYLAMQYGLKAANYPLIPDDFERGKLPSGLPPYKAKLFGLTITPERLSQIRNERRAGSKYASIENCRYEVNEAEAMMRREGVRWLSSTTKSIEEIATTILQEIKPDRREY, via the coding sequence ATGACCGCTGAAACCAGCCCCGCCGCCTCTCCTGCCAGCCCACCCACCGCGCGTACCGTGTTCTTCGTCTCGGACGGCACCGGCATCACTGCCGAGACCTTCGGCCATGCAGTGCTGAGCCAGTTCGAGATGCGCTTTCGCCAGATCCGCCTGCCCTTCATCGATTCGATCGACAAGGCGCACGAGGCGGCGCGCCGCATCAACGACAGCTTCGCGCGCGACGGCCAACGCCCGATCGTGTTCTCGACCCTGGTCAAGCATGACCTGTCGAGCGTGATTCGGGCGGCCAAAGGCATGCACATGGACCTGTTCCAGACCTTTGTCTCGCCGCTGGAGCAGGAGCTGGGCGTGAAGTCGACGCACACGATCGGGCGCATCCATAATGCAGTCGATACCGAGGAATACAAGAACCGTATCGAAGCGATCAACTTTTCGCTGGCCCATGACGATGGCCAGTCGCACAAGAACCTGGCCGAGGCGGACGTGATCCTGGTCGGCGTGTCGCGCTCCGGCAAGACGCCGACCAGCCTGTACCTGGCGATGCAGTACGGCCTGAAAGCCGCCAACTATCCCTTGATCCCGGACGACTTCGAGCGCGGCAAGCTGCCCTCGGGACTGCCGCCCTACAAGGCCAAGCTGTTCGGCCTGACGATCACGCCGGAGCGCCTGTCACAGATCCGCAACGAACGGCGCGCCGGCAGCAAGTATGCGTCGATCGAAAACTGCCGCTACGAGGTCAACGAGGCCGAAGCCATGATGCGGCGCGAAGGCGTGCGCTGGCTGTCATCGACCACCAAGTCGATCGAGGAAATCGCCACCACCATCCTGCAAGAGATCAAGCCGGATCGCCGCGAATACTGA
- a CDS encoding heme NO-binding domain-containing protein, translating to MKGIVFNLLEEAVSIDFGEATWDRLLDDAGLDGAYTSLGSYDDAEVVRLVGVASTALQIAPQDVLRWFGRRAMPLLYQRYPSFFASHTSTRSFLLTLNSLIHPEVRKLYPGATPPVFDFDTSNGETLVIGYSSARRLCALAEGFMNGAAEHYREPMQISHPECMHDGAGKCVFHVSFKP from the coding sequence ATGAAGGGCATCGTATTCAACCTGCTGGAAGAAGCCGTGAGCATCGACTTTGGCGAAGCTACCTGGGACCGGCTGCTCGACGATGCCGGCCTGGATGGCGCCTATACCTCGCTCGGCAGCTATGACGATGCCGAGGTGGTGCGCCTGGTAGGGGTGGCGTCGACCGCACTGCAGATTGCGCCGCAGGATGTACTGCGCTGGTTCGGACGGCGCGCGATGCCGCTGCTGTACCAGCGCTATCCTTCCTTCTTCGCCAGCCACACGAGCACGCGCAGCTTCCTGCTGACCCTCAACAGCCTGATTCACCCGGAAGTACGCAAGCTGTATCCGGGCGCTACGCCGCCGGTGTTCGATTTCGATACCAGCAACGGCGAGACACTGGTGATCGGCTACAGCTCGGCGCGCCGCCTGTGCGCGCTGGCCGAGGGCTTCATGAACGGCGCCGCCGAGCATTACCGCGAACCGATGCAGATCAGCCACCCCGAGTGCATGCACGACGGCGCCGGCAAGTGCGTGTTCCACGTCAGCTTCAAGCCGTGA
- a CDS encoding bifunctional diguanylate cyclase/phosphodiesterase, with the protein MNPLVVPALAAVTPEQEIARLQRRLTRETAARREAESIAERGLRDLFQRQQEIALLESIAVAANEAASVEDAMRRALEAVCRYTEWPLGHLLLVRSEDAGDPLDSTGIWHDATPGQFAPLRALSEGIAFTKTVGLPGRVLHTCAPAWVNVGAPEATEFPRVPLLAQWGLSALFAFPVMIGDEVVAILEFFSRELQTPDDSMLRLMAQVGTQLGRVIERRRAQERLLHDALHDPLTALGNRKLFLDRLEHFLVRSQRIPSYQFAVLFVDLDRFKAINDGLGHQAGDQVIVATAQRLTACLRQNDLVARDYAGEDSHVVSRLGGDEFTILLDNMNGAATPIRVAERLLQALAAPLQIGQQQVYVTASIGIALSSSGYSDVQVMLRDADIAMYHAKQNGRARWMMFDQTMQEGALRRLTLEAELRLALAAGQLFLQYQPIVSPQDGMICGFEALLRWRHPVLGMISPVEFIPVAEEAGLIGDIGGWVLDEACRALGAWQQASSGSGRSPLSMSVNVSAVQLNDGKLVDVVTRVLDETGIPAACLKLELTESAVMADPEHALAIFKQLKALGVRLSLDDFGTGYSSLSHLRRLPIDTLKIDRSFVSAMDTHGDKRQIAEVVIMLARSMGLDVVAEGVETSAELDILRAMGSDYVQGFFYFRPLDKEAVVTALAQQAARPATPP; encoded by the coding sequence GTGAATCCTCTCGTAGTCCCTGCCCTTGCCGCGGTCACGCCAGAGCAGGAGATCGCGCGCCTGCAGCGACGCTTGACACGCGAAACCGCGGCGCGCCGCGAGGCCGAGTCGATCGCCGAGCGCGGCCTGCGCGATTTGTTCCAGCGCCAGCAGGAAATCGCGCTGCTTGAAAGCATCGCCGTTGCCGCCAACGAAGCGGCCAGCGTCGAAGACGCCATGCGGCGCGCGCTCGAAGCGGTTTGCCGCTACACCGAGTGGCCGCTGGGCCACCTGCTGCTGGTGCGCAGCGAGGATGCCGGCGATCCGCTCGATTCGACCGGCATCTGGCACGACGCCACCCCGGGCCAGTTCGCGCCGCTGCGCGCACTGAGCGAAGGGATCGCCTTCACCAAGACTGTCGGCCTCCCGGGCCGGGTGCTGCATACCTGCGCCCCGGCCTGGGTCAACGTGGGCGCGCCGGAAGCAACGGAGTTCCCGCGTGTGCCGCTGCTGGCGCAGTGGGGATTGTCGGCACTGTTCGCGTTTCCGGTCATGATCGGTGACGAGGTCGTCGCGATCCTGGAGTTTTTCAGCCGCGAACTGCAGACCCCGGACGACTCGATGCTACGCCTGATGGCGCAAGTAGGAACCCAGCTGGGGCGCGTCATCGAACGGCGCCGCGCACAGGAACGCCTGCTGCACGACGCATTGCACGACCCGTTGACTGCGCTGGGCAACCGCAAATTGTTCCTCGACCGGCTCGAGCATTTTCTGGTGCGCTCGCAGCGTATCCCGTCGTACCAGTTTGCGGTGCTGTTCGTCGACCTGGATCGCTTCAAAGCCATCAACGATGGACTCGGGCACCAGGCTGGCGACCAGGTCATCGTGGCGACCGCCCAGCGCCTGACAGCCTGCCTGCGCCAGAACGACCTGGTCGCGCGCGACTACGCTGGCGAAGACAGCCATGTGGTATCACGCCTGGGCGGCGACGAGTTCACCATCCTGCTCGACAACATGAATGGCGCAGCCACCCCGATCCGCGTAGCCGAACGCCTGCTGCAGGCATTGGCCGCGCCGCTGCAGATCGGGCAGCAGCAGGTGTATGTTACCGCCAGCATCGGCATAGCCCTGAGCAGCAGCGGCTACAGCGACGTGCAGGTGATGCTGCGCGATGCCGACATCGCGATGTACCACGCCAAGCAGAACGGGCGCGCACGCTGGATGATGTTCGACCAGACCATGCAGGAAGGTGCGCTGCGCCGACTCACGCTTGAAGCCGAGCTGCGCCTGGCCTTGGCCGCGGGCCAGCTGTTCTTGCAATACCAGCCGATCGTGTCGCCGCAAGACGGCATGATCTGCGGCTTCGAAGCGCTGCTGCGCTGGCGCCATCCGGTGCTGGGCATGATCTCGCCCGTGGAATTCATCCCGGTGGCCGAAGAGGCCGGCCTGATCGGCGACATCGGCGGCTGGGTCCTGGACGAGGCTTGCCGCGCGCTGGGCGCCTGGCAGCAGGCTAGTAGTGGGTCGGGCAGGAGCCCGCTGAGCATGAGCGTCAACGTGTCGGCGGTACAGCTTAACGACGGCAAGCTGGTGGACGTGGTGACGCGCGTGCTGGACGAGACCGGCATTCCGGCCGCGTGCCTGAAGCTGGAACTGACCGAGAGCGCCGTCATGGCCGATCCCGAGCATGCGCTGGCGATCTTCAAGCAGCTCAAGGCGCTCGGCGTACGTTTGAGCCTGGACGATTTCGGCACCGGCTACTCGTCGCTGAGCCACCTGCGGCGCCTGCCGATCGACACCCTGAAGATCGACCGCTCCTTTGTCAGCGCGATGGACACCCACGGCGACAAACGCCAGATCGCCGAGGTAGTGATCATGCTGGCGCGTTCGATGGGACTGGACGTGGTCGCCGAAGGCGTCGAAACCAGCGCCGAGCTCGACATCCTGCGCGCCATGGGCAGCGACTATGTCCAGGGCTTTTTCTATTTCCGCCCACTGGACAAGGAAGCCGTCGTCACCGCGCTGGCCCAACAAGCTGCCCGCCCAGCCACGCCCCCATGA
- a CDS encoding EAL domain-containing protein, whose translation MDIAHLHFLVAEADPAQRRTLVELLGQLGASRVTDVPDGQLALQRLDASLAPQVNIAIVDLALPGMDGLELIRNVGAMGGGVRVIVTGAQPSSLLFSVETLAQAYGVDLLGSVAKPVTAAKLKPLLENYTPLVRAAERPAGPRFSFQEIGIGLQQRQFEPFFQPKIELATGQVKGLEAFARWRHPEHGVLGPGSFIDALVQNNRVDFLDWSMIEMAAEQCRGFQDQDTPISISINLAPETLANPSFVRQITACIGRHRIEPELLTFEMPESSVLNTDPHFIERLVRLRMMGFGLAIDDYGTGRSNLQLLARIPFTELKIDRSFVDGASKRRPLGTVLRTCLSLAHSLDRRSVAVGVETRQDWDFLQNLGCTYAQGYHIANPMEAAAFPGWLEDWRHFF comes from the coding sequence ATGGACATCGCGCATTTGCATTTCCTGGTGGCGGAAGCCGATCCAGCCCAGCGCAGGACGCTGGTGGAGCTGCTCGGCCAGCTCGGCGCCAGCCGCGTGACCGACGTACCGGACGGGCAGCTTGCGCTGCAGCGCCTGGACGCGAGCCTGGCGCCGCAGGTTAACATCGCGATCGTCGACCTGGCGCTGCCCGGCATGGATGGCCTGGAACTGATCCGCAACGTCGGTGCGATGGGCGGTGGAGTACGCGTGATCGTTACCGGTGCCCAGCCTTCGAGCCTGCTGTTCTCGGTCGAGACGCTGGCCCAGGCCTATGGTGTCGACCTGCTCGGATCGGTCGCCAAGCCGGTGACCGCCGCCAAGCTCAAGCCGCTGCTCGAGAATTACACCCCGCTGGTGCGGGCGGCAGAACGGCCGGCCGGACCGCGCTTTAGCTTCCAGGAGATCGGCATCGGCCTGCAACAGCGCCAGTTCGAGCCTTTCTTCCAGCCGAAGATCGAACTGGCCACGGGGCAGGTAAAGGGCCTGGAAGCGTTCGCGCGCTGGCGCCATCCCGAGCACGGCGTGCTCGGCCCCGGCTCGTTCATCGACGCGCTGGTGCAGAACAACCGGGTCGATTTCCTCGACTGGAGCATGATCGAGATGGCGGCGGAGCAGTGCCGCGGATTCCAGGATCAGGACACGCCGATTTCGATATCGATCAACCTTGCCCCCGAGACGCTGGCCAATCCATCGTTCGTGCGCCAGATCACTGCCTGCATCGGCCGCCACCGCATCGAACCCGAACTTTTGACCTTCGAAATGCCTGAATCGTCGGTGCTCAATACCGACCCGCATTTCATCGAACGCCTGGTGCGCCTGCGCATGATGGGCTTCGGCCTGGCCATCGACGACTATGGAACCGGGCGCTCGAACCTGCAACTGTTGGCGCGCATTCCGTTCACCGAACTGAAGATCGACCGCAGCTTCGTCGACGGCGCCTCCAAGCGCCGCCCGCTGGGCACCGTGCTGCGCACCTGCCTCAGCCTGGCGCACAGCCTCGACCGCAGGTCGGTCGCGGTCGGCGTCGAAACCCGCCAGGACTGGGATTTCCTGCAAAACCTCGGCTGCACCTATGCCCAGGGCTACCACATCGCCAACCCCATGGAAGCCGCCGCCTTCCCCGGCTGGCTCGAAGACTGGCGCCACTTCTTCTAA